The following coding sequences lie in one Rutidosis leptorrhynchoides isolate AG116_Rl617_1_P2 chromosome 6, CSIRO_AGI_Rlap_v1, whole genome shotgun sequence genomic window:
- the LOC139855572 gene encoding protein FANTASTIC FOUR 2-like, with translation MDMVVCQGLQSCLDPIKIDALDSIQKSSSKPIILVHKSKLEANLKSGETVNNTNKWSFLSLLEKPSSNVVKTEEIYVHPMVKRSASTLSTMSLEMCTESLGTETGSDVSESSDEFSLQERERFGGLQISKFQNFDRRMLSHHSRVNGGFPPPLTSISGSDGIVKVRPHREGGRLVIKAVSVFDCGIKFEEERMNGKLKLSLFKDNHVNTESGRAKVKNQDIEERRCDGVVDQGGSRRCEMNGNKRKFETKTRIRLPKRMTRLPSSFNDKNESKITKCTDRKNKNKVIRNLSLFRVVIS, from the coding sequence ATGGACATGGTTGTGTGTCAAGGCTTGCAATCATGCCTCGATCCTATAAAAATCGATGCGCTTGATTCAATCCAAAAATCATCTTCAAAACCTATCATATTGGTTCATAAATCTAAACTGGAAGCAAATTTGAAGAGTGGTGAGACTGTTAACAACACAAATAAGTGGAGTTTTCTTAGTCTTCTTGAAAAACCATCATCAAATGTTGTTAAAACTGAGGAAATTTATGTTCATCCCATGGTGAAGCGTTCTGCTTCGACATTGAGTACCATGAGCTTGGAAATGTGCACGGAGAGTTTAGGTACTGAAACTGGGAGTGATGTTAGTGAAAGTAGTGACGAATTTAGTTTGCAGGAAAGAGAAAGATTTGGTGGTCTTCAAATatcaaaatttcaaaattttgatcGTAGAATGTTGAGCCACCACTCTAGAGTTAATGGCGGTTTTCCACCACCATTGACCTCTATTAGTGGCTCCGACGGTATTGTGAAAGTTAGGCCTCATAGGGAAGGTGGGCGGTTGGTTATCAAAGCGGTTAGTGTTTTTGATTGTGGTATTAAGTTTGAAGAAGAACGTATGAATGGAAAACTTAAGCTTTCTTTATTTAAGGATAATCATGTAAATACTGAAAGTGGAAGGGCTAAAGTGAAAAATCAAGATATCGAAGAAAGGCGTTGTGATGGTGTTGTAGATCAGGGTGGTAGTCGACGGTGTGAGATGAATGGGAATAAAAGGAAATTTGAGACCAAAACAAGAATTCGATTGCCAAAACGAATGACTAGGTTACCAAGCTCGTTCAATGACAAGAACGAGTCTAAGATAACCAAATGCACGGATCGCAAAAATAAAAACAAAGTGATAAGAAATTTGAGTTTGTTTAGGGTTGTAATTTCTTGA